A DNA window from Nitrospira sp. contains the following coding sequences:
- a CDS encoding Virulence-associated protein I (MaGe:77309122): protein MTILNKRERKVRPTHPGVMLREDFLPEYSLTISGFAKALRVSRQTVNELLRERRGISPEMALRLSRLFGNSPEFWLNAQRAVDLWEAAKSIKGKIDHISPLTAA, encoded by the coding sequence ATGACTATCCTCAACAAACGTGAACGTAAGGTCCGTCCCACTCATCCGGGTGTGATGTTGCGAGAGGACTTTCTGCCGGAATATAGCTTGACCATTTCTGGATTTGCCAAGGCTCTTCGGGTCTCTCGGCAGACTGTGAATGAGTTGTTGCGGGAACGGCGAGGCATCAGTCCGGAGATGGCGTTGCGGCTCTCTCGGTTATTTGGGAACAGCCCGGAGTTCTGGTTGAATGCTCAGCGGGCGGTCGATCTCTGGGAAGCGGCAAAGAGCATCAAGGGTAAGATCGATCACATTTCTCCTTTGACCGCTGCCTAG
- a CDS encoding Type II toxin-antitoxin system RelE/ParE family toxin (MaGe:77309123) yields the protein MIKSFADKRTKELYESGKSKQFPPGIWERGLRKLEYLDLATNLTDLKVPPSNRLHKLERGRAGQYSISINDQWRICFRFDDGDAYDVEVTDYH from the coding sequence GTGATTAAGTCCTTTGCGGACAAGCGTACGAAGGAGCTGTACGAGAGCGGCAAGTCGAAACAGTTCCCTCCCGGAATCTGGGAGCGGGGATTGCGGAAGCTGGAGTATCTTGATCTCGCGACGAATCTGACCGACTTGAAGGTTCCGCCGAGCAATCGGCTCCATAAGCTGGAGCGAGGCCGGGCTGGGCAGTATTCGATTTCCATTAACGATCAGTGGCGGATTTGCTTTCGGTTTGACGATGGCGATGCCTATGATGTTGAGGTAACGGATTATCATTGA
- a CDS encoding Nudix hydrolase domain-containing protein (MaGe:77309120) gives MPIPDFIRSLRSKIGTELLQVPTAMVFAYDDSGRLLLIQDKDSGRWSAPSGIIDPHELPSDAAVREAWEEAGVFVELTRLLGVFAGEHFSKVYDNGDRLAVVTTVFAAKVVRGTPRPDHEETSDARLFLPSEIDALPSSTHFQVIRQAVNQNSSQPYFKPSTWQPSGL, from the coding sequence ATGCCTATCCCTGACTTCATTCGATCCCTTCGCTCCAAGATCGGTACGGAGTTGCTGCAAGTGCCGACCGCGATGGTCTTTGCGTACGACGACAGCGGACGGCTCTTGCTGATTCAGGATAAGGACTCCGGCCGCTGGAGCGCGCCGAGCGGGATTATCGATCCGCATGAGTTGCCGTCCGACGCGGCGGTGCGGGAGGCGTGGGAAGAAGCCGGCGTATTTGTGGAGCTGACCCGCCTCCTCGGCGTCTTTGCGGGCGAGCATTTCTCCAAGGTCTATGACAACGGCGATCGGCTTGCCGTCGTCACGACGGTGTTCGCCGCGAAGGTGGTTCGCGGGACGCCTCGTCCCGACCATGAAGAGACCTCCGATGCGAGGCTGTTCCTTCCCAGTGAGATCGACGCCCTGCCTTCCTCCACGCACTTTCAAGTGATCCGTCAGGCCGTCAATCAAAACTCTTCCCAGCCCTACTTCAAGCCGTCCACCTGGCAACCCAGCGGCCTCTAA
- a CDS encoding Thiopurine S-methyltransferase (MaGe:77309121) has product MDASFWKDRWERGEIGFHEKQANPFLVAYFKELALAKGSRVFVPLSGKTLDIAWLLSQGYRVAGAELSEIAVRQLFEELGVEPKISGAGSVQRYRAQNIEIFLGDIFDVTREMLGPVDAIYDRAALVALPKDMRDRYTEHLVEISDNAPQLVIAYEYDQRVIGGPPFSVSQDEVRRHYTDSYNLTLLASSDVPGGLKGKYPATEHVWLLKNE; this is encoded by the coding sequence ATGGATGCGAGCTTTTGGAAAGACAGATGGGAGCGAGGCGAGATTGGATTTCACGAGAAGCAAGCGAACCCGTTCCTGGTCGCCTATTTCAAAGAGCTGGCGCTGGCCAAAGGCAGCCGGGTGTTTGTGCCCCTGAGTGGGAAGACGCTCGATATCGCGTGGTTGCTGTCTCAAGGCTATCGCGTGGCCGGAGCGGAGTTGAGCGAGATCGCGGTGAGGCAGTTGTTTGAGGAGCTTGGAGTGGAGCCGAAGATATCTGGAGCGGGGAGCGTCCAGCGCTATCGCGCGCAGAATATCGAGATCTTCCTCGGCGATATTTTTGACGTGACTCGTGAGATGCTCGGCCCAGTCGATGCCATCTATGACCGGGCAGCATTGGTGGCCTTGCCCAAAGATATGCGCGATCGATACACGGAGCACCTTGTGGAGATTTCCGATAATGCGCCGCAGTTGGTGATCGCCTATGAATATGACCAGCGCGTGATCGGCGGTCCACCCTTTTCTGTAAGCCAGGACGAAGTCCGTCGGCACTATACCGACAGCTACAACCTCACACTGCTGGCCAGTTCCGACGTCCCCGGTGGGTTGAAGGGGAAATACCCAGCGACAGAGCATGTGTGGTTGCTGAAGAATGAGTAG
- a CDS encoding Acyltransf3 domain-containing protein (MaGe:77309119) has product MTTAATSLPTTESHGNLPLSPSRSARYDVLRVGACLAVILLHLAATIVMERELFGSLGWHLSNALDAATRWCVPVFVMLSGALLLDPKKHANPREFWTKRMGRLLPALIAWPAIYFAWRALYWHQPLSLEIVAHDLVAGRPYVHLYFLFLIAGLYLVTPFLARALTALSLPQLRDLIVIMAGLAMSANLFDSLASSAFTLFVPYLTYYLAGWYCARLRIERPSLLAVIIATAAAITTLLTAILVSTHGYDDRWAFYFYEDFSPTDMIMAVGLFLLILQGTISLRVESIAQTLAPLTLGVYLAHPIVVELLRYAYFVAMPILLRPPYYVPITFLLTCAITFPLVALMQRVPGLRRIV; this is encoded by the coding sequence ATGACAACCGCGGCGACATCCCTTCCGACGACAGAGTCGCACGGTAACCTTCCTCTGTCCCCTTCACGCTCGGCCCGATACGATGTCCTGCGAGTCGGCGCCTGCCTCGCGGTCATTCTCCTGCATCTGGCCGCAACGATTGTGATGGAACGCGAGCTCTTCGGCAGTCTCGGCTGGCACCTCTCCAATGCTCTCGACGCCGCCACCCGCTGGTGCGTCCCCGTCTTCGTCATGCTGAGCGGCGCGCTGTTGCTCGACCCCAAGAAGCACGCCAACCCGCGCGAGTTCTGGACAAAGCGCATGGGCCGGTTATTACCGGCGCTCATCGCCTGGCCGGCAATCTATTTTGCCTGGCGCGCGCTCTACTGGCATCAACCGCTTTCGCTTGAAATCGTCGCCCACGATCTCGTTGCCGGGCGTCCCTATGTGCATCTCTACTTTCTCTTTCTCATCGCCGGGCTCTATCTCGTCACACCGTTCCTGGCGCGCGCACTTACGGCGCTCAGTCTCCCGCAGCTGCGCGACCTGATTGTGATCATGGCCGGACTGGCGATGAGCGCTAATCTGTTCGACTCTCTCGCCTCCAGCGCCTTCACTCTATTTGTTCCCTACCTAACTTATTATCTGGCCGGGTGGTATTGCGCGCGACTCCGGATCGAGCGTCCGTCACTCCTCGCCGTCATAATCGCGACCGCCGCCGCGATCACCACGCTCCTGACCGCCATCCTCGTCTCGACGCACGGATACGACGACCGCTGGGCGTTCTATTTTTACGAAGACTTCAGCCCCACCGACATGATCATGGCCGTTGGCCTTTTTCTACTGATCCTGCAAGGGACGATCTCCCTCAGAGTCGAATCCATCGCACAGACACTCGCACCTCTAACGCTCGGGGTCTATCTGGCCCATCCCATCGTAGTGGAATTGCTGCGCTACGCATATTTCGTCGCCATGCCGATCCTGCTCCGCCCTCCCTACTACGTGCCCATCACCTTTCTGCTCACCTGCGCCATCACCTTCCCACTCGTCGCTCTCATGCAGCGCGTGCCGGGATTGCGGCGGATTGTGTAA
- a CDS encoding Glycotrans2-like domain-containing protein (MaGe:77309118), producing the protein MTHFSYIKELRFTQVSLAATATATALLIWSTGTVAMTALAQGRTGYLLEALLFGALAGFLVYGNLCYQLARLGQLKREASFRLSASQPAKPFDPLTAPALTVLVPSYKEELPIIRQTLLSAALQNYPNKRVVLLLDDPPTPKTKSDRAGLWAARNLPFELQALLDEPASHLAQARAAFQARRANRTVTIQDECVWLSDCFRLATQWFETQAKHSPTDTHTDVWFVEQILAQSAESCREQSAHWFACRRESSTVSEEQLLEAINDAYTELASRFQVEFDVFERKQYCNLSHEPNKAMNLNSYLGLMGQRVRPAMRPAGLALVETASQAGSRLIPDTPYVITLDADSLLKSHYASTLVRLMEQPDYARVAVAQTPYSAFPNAPGVLERTAGATTDIQYLVHQGFTYFGATFWVGANALLRKSALEEICVESNEGGHIVRRYIQDRTVIEDTESTVDLMAKGWSLHNHPERLAYSATPPDFGSLVIQRARWANGGLIILPKLLSFLRQTPKQASTVPQALLQIHYLSSLAFAPLSVLCLLAIPFSSELMTPWMLIAALPYFALYIRDLKNIGYRPFRDLFRIYALNLLLIPIHLTGAVTSMQQAIAGTKIPFRRTPKISGRTRTAGLDLALQLGMAFSSLALGLYYVSQSRWMAGAFPLANAGLLLYGIHRFIGFAEMRQDLRLSLAETFTGMADRARTARARALAPLTPMLEWGKEFILPIRARLASRQILWSLLIALEAISPALATGQSTASLNPVQIENRKPGTGDWVLTNPARNHEIEGYASAASVNQGERIQFYVNTPSPSYRLTIYRMGWYGGLGARQMSEPIELPGHRQPAPVVDSETGLIECRWEQPVVQAIPAGGPGENTWPSGYYLAKLTAEPTGEESYILFVVRDDRRASAYLIQASVTTYQAYNNWGGRSLYSFNSPGGQAAKVSFNRPYAGSAIPDAAFGTGAGDFLISNSIPPGYPASPAGWEYNMVRWLEREGYDVTYATNLDVHANPALLASHQAFLSIGHDEYWTWEMRRHIEQARDRGIHLGIFSSNTCYWQIRIEPSAATGEPLRTIVAYKENTPQRDPFLTDQSPNNDYLATTRWRNAPVSRPEAGLLGTMYLEVDNPVDSTYVIEEADAWMLAKTGLAKGSSLPGIAGYEVDGLSAASPAGTHIVARMPAGQLAGAVTLYRAASNALVFSSGSMQWSWGLDDFQAPHLRKSVLNPAVQQITRNVLARFTRAED; encoded by the coding sequence ATGACGCACTTTTCTTACATAAAAGAACTCCGTTTCACCCAGGTATCGCTCGCCGCCACCGCCACCGCCACCGCCTTGCTGATCTGGTCGACTGGAACGGTCGCAATGACCGCCCTAGCTCAAGGCCGCACCGGATATCTCCTGGAAGCCCTGCTCTTCGGCGCACTTGCTGGCTTCTTAGTCTACGGCAATCTCTGCTACCAATTGGCGCGACTCGGACAGCTCAAGCGGGAAGCCTCTTTCCGGCTCTCGGCCTCACAGCCGGCAAAACCCTTCGATCCCCTGACGGCGCCGGCCCTCACCGTCCTTGTCCCATCCTATAAAGAAGAACTGCCCATCATCCGCCAAACGCTCTTGTCCGCCGCACTCCAGAATTACCCCAATAAGCGGGTCGTGCTGCTGCTGGACGATCCGCCCACCCCCAAAACCAAGTCCGACCGGGCAGGCTTATGGGCGGCGCGCAACCTGCCCTTTGAATTACAGGCCTTGCTCGACGAACCCGCCAGCCATCTCGCGCAAGCCCGGGCAGCATTCCAGGCCAGGCGGGCAAACCGTACCGTCACGATACAAGATGAATGTGTCTGGCTCTCCGATTGTTTCAGACTGGCCACCCAGTGGTTTGAAACCCAAGCGAAGCATTCCCCAACCGACACCCACACCGATGTCTGGTTTGTCGAACAGATCCTCGCCCAATCCGCCGAGTCCTGCCGTGAACAGAGCGCCCACTGGTTCGCCTGCCGGAGAGAGTCCTCAACCGTCTCGGAAGAACAACTCCTCGAAGCGATCAACGACGCCTATACGGAATTAGCCTCGCGCTTTCAGGTCGAGTTCGATGTCTTTGAGCGAAAGCAATACTGCAATCTATCCCATGAACCCAACAAGGCGATGAATCTGAACAGTTACCTGGGCCTGATGGGCCAGCGCGTCCGACCGGCGATGCGCCCGGCAGGCCTCGCGCTGGTGGAAACCGCCTCGCAAGCCGGCAGCCGCCTGATCCCCGATACGCCCTACGTCATCACGCTCGATGCGGACAGCCTGTTGAAATCCCATTATGCCAGCACGCTGGTCCGCCTCATGGAACAGCCGGATTATGCCCGGGTGGCCGTCGCCCAAACACCCTATAGCGCCTTCCCCAACGCGCCGGGCGTGCTGGAACGCACCGCCGGAGCCACCACCGATATTCAATACCTCGTGCATCAAGGCTTCACTTATTTCGGCGCGACCTTTTGGGTCGGCGCGAATGCCTTGCTGAGAAAGTCGGCGCTCGAAGAGATCTGCGTCGAATCCAACGAAGGCGGGCATATCGTTCGCCGCTATATCCAGGACCGGACGGTCATTGAAGATACCGAATCGACTGTCGATCTCATGGCTAAAGGCTGGTCGCTGCATAACCATCCCGAGCGGCTGGCCTACAGCGCCACTCCGCCGGATTTCGGTTCGCTGGTCATTCAGCGGGCGCGCTGGGCCAACGGCGGCTTGATTATCCTCCCCAAGCTTCTCTCTTTCCTGCGCCAGACCCCGAAGCAGGCGAGCACCGTTCCGCAGGCCCTGCTGCAAATCCACTACTTAAGCTCCTTGGCCTTCGCCCCCCTGAGCGTATTGTGCCTGCTGGCGATTCCGTTTTCCTCCGAATTGATGACGCCCTGGATGCTCATCGCCGCGCTGCCCTACTTTGCTCTCTATATCCGCGACCTGAAAAATATCGGCTATCGGCCATTCCGCGACCTCTTTCGCATCTACGCGCTCAATCTGCTCTTGATTCCCATTCACCTCACCGGCGCGGTCACGTCGATGCAACAGGCCATCGCCGGCACCAAGATCCCGTTCCGCCGGACCCCAAAAATTTCCGGGCGAACCAGAACAGCCGGGCTGGATCTGGCCCTTCAATTGGGCATGGCATTCTCCAGCCTGGCCTTGGGCCTCTACTATGTTTCGCAATCTCGATGGATGGCAGGCGCCTTTCCCCTCGCCAATGCCGGCCTGTTGCTCTACGGCATCCATCGATTCATCGGCTTTGCCGAAATGCGACAGGATCTTCGACTGAGCCTCGCGGAAACCTTCACCGGCATGGCAGATCGTGCGCGAACGGCACGTGCCCGCGCACTCGCGCCGCTAACCCCCATGCTCGAATGGGGCAAAGAGTTCATTCTGCCGATCCGGGCGCGACTCGCCTCCCGCCAGATTCTCTGGAGTCTGCTGATTGCGCTCGAAGCGATCTCGCCCGCTCTCGCCACCGGACAATCGACGGCATCGCTCAATCCCGTGCAAATCGAGAATCGCAAACCAGGCACCGGCGACTGGGTTCTGACCAATCCGGCACGGAACCATGAGATCGAAGGCTACGCCTCCGCAGCAAGCGTGAATCAGGGCGAGCGCATTCAGTTTTATGTGAATACACCCTCGCCGTCCTATCGCCTCACGATCTATCGCATGGGATGGTACGGAGGGCTCGGCGCGCGGCAGATGTCTGAACCGATAGAACTGCCGGGACATCGACAACCGGCCCCGGTCGTGGACAGTGAAACGGGCTTGATCGAATGCAGGTGGGAACAGCCGGTTGTGCAGGCTATCCCAGCCGGCGGCCCAGGCGAAAACACCTGGCCCTCAGGCTACTATCTGGCCAAATTGACGGCTGAACCCACGGGAGAAGAGAGCTACATTCTGTTCGTCGTCCGGGACGACCGGCGCGCCTCGGCCTATCTCATCCAAGCTAGCGTCACGACCTATCAGGCCTACAACAATTGGGGCGGACGCTCGCTGTATTCGTTCAATAGCCCAGGCGGGCAAGCCGCGAAGGTCTCGTTCAACCGTCCCTATGCCGGCAGCGCCATTCCCGATGCGGCTTTCGGAACCGGGGCAGGCGATTTTCTGATTTCCAATTCAATTCCACCCGGCTATCCGGCGTCCCCCGCCGGCTGGGAATACAACATGGTCCGCTGGCTGGAACGAGAGGGCTATGACGTCACCTATGCCACCAACCTCGATGTGCATGCGAACCCCGCGCTGCTCGCCTCGCACCAGGCCTTTCTCTCGATCGGGCACGATGAATATTGGACCTGGGAGATGCGCCGCCACATCGAACAGGCGCGCGACCGGGGCATTCATCTCGGCATTTTTTCCTCGAACACCTGCTATTGGCAGATCCGCATCGAGCCCAGCGCTGCCACCGGCGAGCCGCTCCGAACCATCGTCGCCTATAAAGAGAACACGCCCCAACGCGACCCATTTTTAACCGACCAAAGCCCTAACAACGATTACCTCGCCACCACGCGCTGGCGCAACGCGCCCGTCAGCCGCCCTGAAGCGGGCCTGCTCGGCACCATGTATCTGGAAGTGGATAATCCCGTCGATAGCACGTACGTGATCGAGGAAGCCGACGCCTGGATGCTCGCCAAAACCGGCCTCGCCAAAGGCTCGTCGCTGCCGGGCATTGCCGGATATGAAGTCGATGGGCTGAGCGCAGCCAGCCCGGCCGGCACGCACATCGTCGCGCGCATGCCCGCGGGACAACTCGCCGGCGCCGTGACGCTCTATCGAGCCGCCAGCAACGCACTGGTCTTTTCAAGCGGGTCGATGCAATGGAGTTGGGGACTCGACGATTTTCAGGCTCCGCACTTGCGCAAGTCCGTGCTGAATCCGGCGGTCCAGCAGATCACCCGCAATGTCTTGGCGCGATTCACGCGCGCAGAAGACTAA